From Solidesulfovibrio carbinoliphilus subsp. oakridgensis, the proteins below share one genomic window:
- a CDS encoding MucR family transcriptional regulator, with product MDDFLKEALEIVKAQASVRNMTEEEITSMVRRLSDDIRGLVAAGAAAGAPEAEVQTPAVDPKKAVRERSIICLESGKSFKILTKKHLSKFGLTPDTYREKWGYPKNMPLVCKELQRERRKKMKEMKLWEKRIKK from the coding sequence ATGGATGACTTTTTGAAAGAAGCGTTGGAGATCGTCAAGGCGCAGGCCAGTGTCCGCAATATGACCGAGGAGGAGATCACTTCCATGGTGCGGCGGCTGTCGGACGACATTCGCGGCCTGGTTGCGGCCGGCGCCGCGGCCGGCGCGCCCGAGGCGGAAGTCCAGACCCCGGCCGTGGACCCCAAGAAGGCGGTGCGCGAACGCAGCATCATCTGCCTGGAATCGGGGAAATCCTTCAAGATCCTCACCAAAAAGCACCTGAGCAAGTTCGGGCTGACGCCGGACACCTACCGCGAGAAGTGGGGATACCCCAAGAATATGCCGCTGGTCTGCAAGGAACTGCAGCGCGAGCGCCGCAAGAAGATGAAAGAAATGAAGCTCTGGGAAAAACGCATCAAGAAATAG
- a CDS encoding HDOD domain-containing protein, translating to MSQERGQRFLLDLPAIQSDLPFSPDLLTRLFRLTDDQADSPLTAIGAAIAEDQGLSIRLLALANSAFYGLQSEIRSVGRAVAVLGLREVRTLVLALGIRGLAARRALPPGFDLSVHLEHQLAVAVAAMALARETGAMDPDDAFTAGVLHDLGKLLTALYRPDDWLAEQALVAAQNLPWHEAEDLHMGLDHGLIGAMALRSWNLPEPLTEPVNWHHAPQAAPGRPEPARLLCLADACARELSGTTEPGTLPTKAMALGIGLSLAAALDLTGAALAARNPALLAAALA from the coding sequence ATGAGCCAGGAACGCGGCCAGCGCTTCCTCCTAGACCTCCCGGCCATCCAAAGCGATCTGCCCTTTTCGCCGGACCTCCTGACCCGCCTCTTCCGCCTGACCGACGACCAGGCCGACTCGCCGCTTACGGCCATCGGCGCGGCCATCGCCGAGGACCAGGGCCTGTCCATCCGGCTTCTGGCCCTGGCCAACTCCGCCTTCTACGGCCTGCAGTCCGAGATCCGGTCCGTGGGCCGGGCCGTGGCCGTGCTCGGCCTGCGCGAGGTCCGGACCCTGGTCCTGGCCCTCGGCATCCGGGGACTGGCTGCCAGGCGCGCCCTGCCCCCGGGCTTCGACCTGTCGGTCCACCTCGAACACCAGCTGGCCGTGGCCGTGGCGGCCATGGCCCTGGCCCGGGAAACCGGGGCCATGGACCCGGACGACGCCTTCACCGCCGGCGTGCTCCACGACCTCGGCAAGCTGCTGACCGCCCTGTACCGGCCGGACGACTGGCTGGCCGAACAGGCCCTGGTCGCCGCCCAGAACCTCCCCTGGCACGAGGCCGAGGACCTCCACATGGGCCTTGACCACGGCCTGATCGGGGCCATGGCCCTGCGGTCCTGGAACCTGCCCGAGCCGCTGACCGAGCCCGTCAACTGGCACCACGCCCCGCAGGCGGCCCCGGGCCGTCCGGAACCGGCCCGGCTCCTCTGCCTGGCCGACGCCTGCGCCAGGGAGCTCTCGGGCACGACCGAGCCCGGCACCCTGCCGACCAAGGCCATGGCGCTCGGCATCGGCCTGTCCCTGGCCGCCGCCCTGGACCTGACCGGCGCCGCCCTGGCCGCACGCAATCCCGCCCTTTTGGCCGCCGCCCTGGCCTAG
- the recJ gene encoding single-stranded-DNA-specific exonuclease RecJ, with the protein MSKKWIFPSQGVSAATADALAEALGLSPAIAALLYHRGLTTAEAMDAYLCPGLRLLMRPDEIPGMEAAAALLAEALVAGRTVAVWGDYDVDGITGTALLVDFLRERGFSPLWRLPERAAEGYGLNIAGIEELARDGASLLVTVDCGIGGIAEVARARELGLDVIVTDHHLPGPELPPANAVANPKLGPGPGTDLAGVGVAFFLAAAVNRLLPGEPTDVRRLLDLVALGTLADVVPLCGPNRILAKNGLLLLAEARRPGIHALKEASGHNPKAALGASQVTFGLAPRINAAGRMGRPDAALALLLAPDLDTARPLAAELDAENTRRRAEEDAILAEAMDQAAERPGRFGLTLFAPHWHQGVIGIVASRVAERRYRPTLILTADEAKGLLKGSGRSIPECDLHGLLTEIGEVLNTFGGHKMAAGLSIVPDNLSLLAERFDAAAAKALGPVAPLPSLKLDAELSFGAVTAALVREIGLMEPFGCGNPEPVFASPPVKVLSRRGFGDNHVALSLRDPAAGVTLRGKAWRMASDIRESLAGATVRVAFTPKITYFSGVPEIELRLRDIGE; encoded by the coding sequence TTGTCCAAGAAATGGATTTTCCCGTCCCAAGGGGTGTCCGCCGCCACGGCCGACGCCCTGGCCGAGGCCCTGGGCCTCTCCCCGGCCATTGCCGCCCTGCTCTACCACCGGGGCCTGACCACGGCCGAAGCCATGGACGCCTACCTGTGCCCGGGACTGCGCCTTCTCATGCGGCCAGACGAGATCCCCGGCATGGAGGCGGCCGCCGCCCTGCTCGCCGAGGCCCTCGTTGCCGGCCGGACCGTGGCCGTCTGGGGCGACTACGACGTGGACGGCATCACCGGCACGGCCCTGCTCGTCGATTTCCTGCGCGAGCGCGGCTTTTCCCCGCTGTGGCGCCTGCCCGAGCGGGCGGCCGAGGGCTACGGCCTCAATATCGCCGGCATCGAGGAACTGGCCCGGGACGGAGCGAGCCTCCTGGTCACCGTGGACTGCGGCATCGGCGGCATCGCCGAGGTGGCCCGGGCCCGGGAGCTCGGCCTTGACGTCATCGTCACGGACCACCATCTGCCGGGCCCCGAGCTGCCGCCGGCCAACGCCGTGGCCAATCCCAAGCTCGGCCCCGGGCCGGGAACGGACCTGGCCGGGGTCGGGGTGGCCTTTTTCCTGGCCGCGGCCGTCAACCGCCTGCTCCCCGGCGAGCCGACCGACGTCCGCCGCCTGCTCGATCTCGTGGCCCTCGGCACCCTGGCCGACGTGGTCCCCCTGTGCGGTCCCAACCGCATCCTGGCCAAAAACGGGCTGCTGCTCCTGGCCGAGGCCCGCCGGCCCGGCATCCATGCCCTCAAGGAAGCCAGCGGCCACAACCCCAAGGCGGCCCTTGGCGCCTCCCAGGTCACCTTCGGCCTGGCCCCGCGCATCAACGCCGCCGGCCGGATGGGCCGCCCCGACGCCGCCCTGGCCCTGCTCCTGGCCCCGGACCTGGACACGGCCCGCCCCCTGGCCGCCGAGCTCGACGCCGAAAACACCCGCCGCCGGGCCGAGGAGGACGCCATCCTGGCCGAGGCCATGGACCAGGCGGCCGAGAGGCCTGGCCGCTTCGGCCTGACCCTTTTCGCGCCCCACTGGCACCAGGGCGTCATCGGCATCGTGGCCTCGCGGGTGGCTGAGCGCCGCTACCGGCCGACGCTCATCCTGACCGCCGACGAGGCCAAGGGGCTCCTCAAGGGCTCCGGCCGGTCCATCCCCGAATGCGACCTCCATGGCCTGTTGACCGAGATCGGGGAGGTCCTCAACACCTTTGGCGGCCATAAGATGGCGGCCGGCCTTTCCATCGTGCCGGACAACCTGTCCCTGCTGGCCGAGCGCTTCGACGCGGCCGCGGCCAAAGCCCTCGGCCCGGTGGCCCCGCTGCCTTCCCTCAAACTCGACGCCGAGTTGTCCTTTGGGGCGGTCACGGCCGCCCTGGTGCGGGAAATAGGCCTCATGGAGCCCTTTGGCTGCGGCAACCCGGAACCGGTCTTTGCCTCGCCGCCGGTCAAGGTCCTGTCCCGTCGCGGCTTTGGCGACAACCACGTGGCCCTGTCCCTGCGCGACCCGGCCGCCGGGGTCACCCTGCGCGGCAAGGCCTGGCGCATGGCGTCCGACATCCGTGAAAGCCTGGCCGGGGCCACGGTCCGGGTCGCCTTCACCCCGAAGATCACCTATTTCTCCGGGGTGCCGGAAATCGAGTTGCGACTTCGCGACATCGGGGAATAA
- a CDS encoding YicC/YloC family endoribonuclease gives MPKSMTGYGKSRLESDAFTQVWEVRGVNSRFLDLKWRLPLFLRPSEAALERVVREAVARGRLEVHLEFTPKRTDMWKATLNAGLAGAMIDEVAALAAARDLPFAPDLNRLFSLSHLWQEDAVDPDPTLFDTLAGGLRLALSDFNEARAREGQGLASDLLTRLARLKDWQASIEAAAPAVKAEKMEQLVTRVTAILEKVGVEPTQDRLLQETAILSDKLDVSEEMTRLVGHLGRLESLIKGGGEIGKRLDFLIQEAFREINTCGNKAQNLDISRLVVDFKAELEKCREQVQNLE, from the coding sequence ATGCCCAAGAGCATGACCGGATATGGCAAAAGCCGCCTCGAGTCCGACGCCTTCACCCAGGTCTGGGAAGTGCGCGGCGTCAACAGCCGTTTTCTCGACCTCAAATGGCGGCTGCCGCTGTTTCTGCGGCCAAGCGAGGCCGCCCTTGAGCGGGTGGTGCGCGAGGCCGTGGCCCGGGGCCGGCTCGAAGTCCACCTGGAATTCACGCCCAAGCGCACGGACATGTGGAAGGCCACTCTGAACGCGGGCCTGGCCGGGGCCATGATCGACGAAGTGGCCGCCCTGGCCGCCGCCCGCGACCTGCCCTTCGCCCCGGACTTAAACCGCCTCTTCTCCCTGTCCCACCTGTGGCAGGAGGACGCCGTGGACCCGGATCCCACCCTCTTTGACACCCTGGCCGGCGGCCTTCGCCTGGCGCTTTCCGATTTCAACGAGGCCCGGGCCCGGGAAGGCCAGGGACTGGCCTCCGACCTCCTGACCCGCCTGGCCCGCCTCAAGGACTGGCAGGCTTCCATCGAGGCGGCCGCCCCGGCGGTCAAGGCCGAAAAAATGGAGCAGCTCGTGACCCGGGTCACGGCCATCCTGGAGAAAGTCGGGGTCGAGCCGACCCAGGACCGCCTGCTCCAGGAAACGGCCATCCTGTCCGACAAGCTCGACGTGTCCGAGGAGATGACCCGCTTGGTCGGCCACCTCGGCCGTCTGGAGTCCCTGATAAAGGGCGGAGGCGAGATCGGCAAACGCCTGGATTTCCTCATCCAGGAGGCCTTCCGCGAGATCAACACCTGCGGCAACAAGGCCCAGAACCTGGATATCAGCCGGCTGGTGGTGGACTTCAAGGCGGAACTGGAAAAGTGCCGCGAACAGGTCCAGAATCTCGAATAG
- a CDS encoding DUF4416 family protein: MSNPHEPLTAKLVCSVLAAGLPAVWPDVIAGLEDRFGPVEIAYPAVPFVHTAYYEKELGRPLFRRVLAFSCLLSQGRLRSVKLFTNGLEEALARPDGSRRVNLDPGLLTQERFVLATGKNFTHRIYLGDGIFGDLTLVFQAGSWQTLPWTFPDYAAADMTAMLTDIRRRYRRDLREQAAPPSPKTAHKEQPCPRA, from the coding sequence ATGAGCAACCCCCACGAACCGCTGACCGCCAAACTCGTCTGTTCGGTCCTGGCCGCCGGCCTCCCCGCGGTCTGGCCGGACGTGATCGCCGGTCTGGAAGACCGTTTCGGCCCGGTGGAGATCGCCTACCCGGCCGTGCCTTTCGTGCATACGGCCTATTACGAAAAGGAACTCGGCCGGCCGCTTTTCCGCCGGGTCCTGGCCTTTTCCTGCCTCCTCTCCCAGGGCCGGCTCCGCTCGGTCAAGCTTTTCACCAACGGCCTCGAAGAGGCGCTGGCCCGGCCGGACGGTTCCCGGCGCGTCAACCTCGACCCGGGCCTTTTGACCCAGGAACGGTTCGTCCTGGCCACGGGCAAGAATTTCACCCACCGCATCTACCTCGGGGACGGGATTTTCGGGGACCTGACCCTTGTTTTTCAGGCCGGCTCCTGGCAAACCCTGCCCTGGACGTTTCCCGACTACGCCGCCGCCGACATGACGGCCATGCTTACCGACATCCGCCGCCGCTACCGCCGGGATCTCCGGGAGCAGGCGGCCCCCCCATCCCCCAAGACAGCCCATAAGGAGCAGCCATGCCCAAGAGCATGA
- a CDS encoding DUF370 domain-containing protein — MRQALLNIGFGNYVAAARVTAIVNPASSPMRRLREDARAEKRLIDATQGRKTRSIIITDSNHVILSGIQAETLGARFTVEEDDHAG; from the coding sequence ATGCGCCAAGCACTGCTCAACATCGGTTTCGGCAACTACGTGGCCGCGGCCCGGGTGACGGCCATCGTCAACCCCGCCTCCTCGCCCATGCGCCGCCTGCGCGAGGACGCCCGGGCCGAGAAGCGGCTGATCGACGCGACCCAGGGCAGAAAGACCCGCTCCATCATCATAACCGATTCCAACCACGTGATCCTGTCCGGCATCCAGGCCGAAACCCTGGGCGCCCGGTTCACCGTGGAGGAGGACGACCATGCCGGCTAG
- a CDS encoding EAL domain-containing protein — MARTFADPLATAPDPARRCDGVAGTRGCGVFFRALVDLDTGGVAGIEAAPGRAGRPAPGPGPGPGGRPQTAASLGAWGREVREPAAYLVRGGLDTKPEAIGASHGVAAGRIILMFDVAVLFAAPVRSLDLLLACKRAKARILLDNFPLDDPPARFMEMLPADILRVAPWNMPWHWDASRRDAALASVLAFAGNLLMDVAVEGVDGEERRKLRRLGVRYAQGGWRRDDLGLVPGPVRR, encoded by the coding sequence ATGGCTCGTACCTTTGCTGATCCCTTGGCCACTGCCCCCGATCCGGCCCGGCGGTGCGACGGTGTTGCCGGCACACGCGGATGCGGCGTTTTTTTCCGGGCCCTGGTGGACCTGGACACCGGCGGCGTGGCCGGCATCGAGGCCGCGCCCGGCCGGGCCGGCCGCCCGGCCCCCGGCCCCGGACCGGGTCCGGGCGGCCGACCCCAGACGGCCGCGTCGCTTGGCGCCTGGGGCCGGGAAGTCCGGGAGCCCGCCGCCTATCTGGTGCGCGGCGGCCTGGACACGAAGCCCGAAGCCATCGGGGCCTCCCATGGCGTCGCGGCCGGGCGCATCATCCTCATGTTCGACGTGGCCGTCCTTTTCGCGGCCCCGGTCCGTTCCCTGGACCTGCTGCTCGCCTGCAAGCGGGCCAAGGCGCGCATTCTCCTCGACAACTTCCCCCTTGACGATCCGCCGGCGCGATTTATGGAGATGCTGCCGGCCGACATCCTGCGCGTGGCGCCCTGGAACATGCCCTGGCACTGGGACGCCTCCCGGCGGGATGCGGCCCTGGCGTCGGTCCTGGCCTTTGCCGGCAACCTCCTCATGGATGTGGCCGTGGAAGGCGTGGACGGCGAGGAGCGCCGCAAGTTAAGGCGGCTTGGCGTGCGCTATGCCCAGGGCGGCTGGCGCCGGGACGACCTCGGCCTCGTTCCCGGTCCCGTCCGGCGGTAG
- a CDS encoding MiaB/RimO family radical SAM methylthiotransferase, with translation MDLGPGLCYAPPMPHASPKRFCLVTLGCKVNQYESRALAEAWLGSGLVRTDDPAAADLVVLCSCAVTARAEAEGRRLARNLVRAARDAARVVVTGCAATVSPDAFAGLGALAVPDKARLARDPFGPHTAAPRAPGEFPDLAVTGYDRARALVKVQDGCSHGCSYCIVPAARGPSVSRPLADVLAEVRRLLAAGHREIGLTGINLGHYGRDLAPAMDFWDLVADLDAALAPEHAGTARLRLGSLDPAMLTGRGLAVLAGSRLVCPHLHISLQSADPAVLTAMGRRPGDAEAVSFFVDSISREWPAMGLGLDLLTGFPGESEAAFAATAAFLDGLPATYAHVFPYSRRPGTRAAALPGQLPGPVKAGRARLLREAAEAKSAAFAARLGREASLLVAVERTGPTSGTCAQYVDCRFEAGPDAPLGSLVAARPLGVDGPVLRVAPLGPGDRP, from the coding sequence ATGGACCTCGGCCCCGGCCTCTGCTATGCGCCACCCATGCCGCACGCATCCCCCAAACGCTTTTGCCTTGTGACCCTTGGCTGCAAGGTGAACCAGTACGAGAGCCGGGCCCTGGCCGAGGCCTGGCTGGGCTCCGGGCTTGTCCGGACCGACGATCCGGCCGCAGCCGACCTGGTCGTCCTGTGCTCGTGCGCGGTCACGGCCCGGGCCGAGGCCGAAGGCCGCCGCCTGGCCCGAAACCTGGTGCGGGCCGCCCGGGACGCGGCCCGGGTGGTGGTGACGGGCTGCGCCGCCACGGTCAGCCCGGACGCGTTTGCCGGCCTCGGGGCCCTGGCCGTGCCGGACAAGGCCCGGCTCGCCCGGGACCCCTTCGGGCCCCACACGGCAGCTCCCCGGGCCCCGGGCGAGTTCCCGGACCTGGCCGTCACCGGCTACGACCGGGCCCGGGCCCTGGTCAAGGTCCAGGACGGCTGCTCCCACGGCTGCTCCTACTGCATCGTGCCGGCCGCCCGGGGGCCCTCGGTCTCCCGGCCCTTGGCCGATGTCCTGGCCGAGGTCCGCCGGCTCCTGGCCGCCGGGCACCGGGAGATCGGCCTTACCGGCATCAACCTCGGCCACTACGGCCGCGATCTGGCCCCGGCCATGGATTTCTGGGATCTCGTGGCCGACCTCGACGCCGCCCTGGCCCCGGAGCACGCCGGCACGGCCCGGCTGCGCCTGGGGTCCCTCGACCCGGCCATGCTGACCGGGCGCGGCCTTGCCGTCCTGGCCGGCAGCCGGCTGGTCTGCCCGCACCTGCACATCTCGCTCCAAAGCGCCGACCCGGCGGTCCTCACCGCCATGGGCCGCCGGCCGGGCGACGCCGAGGCCGTGTCCTTTTTTGTGGACAGCATCAGTAGGGAATGGCCGGCCATGGGCCTCGGCCTCGATCTCCTGACCGGCTTTCCCGGCGAATCCGAAGCCGCCTTCGCGGCCACGGCCGCCTTCCTGGACGGGCTGCCCGCCACCTATGCCCACGTCTTCCCCTATTCCCGGCGTCCGGGCACCCGGGCGGCGGCCCTGCCCGGCCAGCTTCCCGGTCCGGTCAAGGCCGGGCGGGCCAGGCTCCTTCGCGAGGCGGCCGAGGCCAAGAGCGCGGCCTTTGCCGCAAGGCTGGGCCGGGAGGCGTCGCTTCTGGTGGCGGTCGAGCGGACCGGGCCGACGAGCGGCACCTGCGCCCAGTATGTGGACTGCCGGTTCGAGGCCGGACCGGACGCGCCTCTCGGGTCCCTTGTCGCGGCCCGCCCCCTTGGCGTCGACGGCCCGGTCCTTCGCGTCGCCCCTCTCGGCCCGGGAGACCGGCCATGA
- a CDS encoding outer membrane homotrimeric porin, which yields MKRFAKLALLATLVLGLAGIAQAATEVKMVGDAFVYGSFNANQNFTGWSTGSWDNNSGAYTGAGTQTEDRFQIWERFRLRSDFVANEAVKFRLGIKVEDTWGHGTFTAANPAVQIAVYQAFLQFKLPNCDIEVTAGLQDLSLPATAFFTDSVVFGGDRAAALVVTSPLIDNTLSVTAGFARMLDANRTYDTTTTQVSDEFDVYFLALPITLEGFKATPWGAIGVAGSSANYFTAGSYGPNSTFADSLLSAGTFLTPTGFRNSQNAYWWAGSTFEVTALDPVKFYADVIYGSGNAADRKKDKRQGWFIDLGAEYTGWEVLTPQAFAWWSTGEDSSARNGSERMPSVLSNWGPGNSFLFDCSQDLLKQGNMGVNPIGSMGIGASLNNISFIEKLTSRLTFVYVQGNNSPKAIRFLNTYMGSNPYFTMGRDLTTNEHVLGVNLDSTYQIYENLAAVVETGWAHGEFQSSVWGHRLASAARSADAWKVAFGLTYKF from the coding sequence ATGAAACGTTTCGCCAAATTGGCTCTCTTGGCCACCCTGGTGCTGGGTCTGGCCGGGATCGCCCAGGCTGCCACCGAAGTGAAAATGGTCGGTGACGCCTTCGTGTACGGCTCGTTTAACGCCAACCAGAACTTCACCGGCTGGAGCACGGGTTCCTGGGACAACAATTCCGGCGCCTACACCGGCGCCGGCACCCAGACCGAAGACCGCTTCCAGATCTGGGAACGGTTCCGCCTGCGTTCCGACTTCGTGGCCAACGAGGCCGTGAAGTTCCGTCTGGGCATCAAGGTGGAAGACACCTGGGGCCATGGCACCTTCACCGCCGCCAACCCGGCCGTGCAGATCGCCGTCTACCAGGCCTTCCTGCAGTTCAAGCTGCCGAACTGCGACATCGAAGTGACGGCCGGTCTGCAGGACCTGTCCCTGCCGGCCACCGCGTTTTTCACCGACTCCGTGGTCTTCGGCGGCGACCGCGCCGCCGCCCTGGTCGTGACCTCGCCGCTGATCGACAACACCCTGTCCGTCACGGCCGGTTTCGCCCGCATGCTGGATGCCAACCGGACCTACGACACCACCACCACCCAGGTGTCCGACGAGTTCGACGTCTACTTCCTGGCCCTGCCCATCACGCTCGAAGGCTTCAAGGCCACGCCCTGGGGCGCCATCGGCGTTGCCGGCAGCAGTGCCAACTACTTCACCGCCGGTTCCTACGGCCCCAACTCCACCTTCGCCGACAGCCTGCTGTCCGCCGGCACCTTCCTGACCCCCACGGGCTTCCGCAATTCGCAGAACGCCTACTGGTGGGCCGGCAGCACCTTCGAGGTGACCGCCCTTGATCCCGTCAAGTTCTACGCCGACGTGATCTACGGATCGGGCAACGCCGCCGACCGCAAGAAGGACAAGCGCCAGGGCTGGTTCATCGACCTCGGCGCCGAGTACACCGGCTGGGAAGTCCTGACTCCGCAGGCCTTTGCCTGGTGGTCCACGGGCGAAGACAGCTCCGCCCGCAACGGTTCCGAGCGCATGCCCTCCGTCCTGTCCAACTGGGGCCCGGGCAACAGCTTCCTGTTCGACTGCTCCCAGGATCTCCTGAAGCAGGGCAACATGGGCGTGAACCCCATCGGTTCCATGGGTATCGGCGCTTCGCTCAACAACATCTCGTTTATCGAGAAGCTGACCAGCCGCCTGACCTTCGTCTACGTCCAGGGCAACAACTCGCCCAAGGCCATCCGCTTCCTGAACACCTACATGGGCAGCAACCCCTACTTCACCATGGGGCGTGACCTGACCACCAACGAACACGTGCTGGGCGTCAACCTGGACAGCACCTACCAGATCTACGAGAATCTGGCCGCCGTCGTCGAGACCGGCTGGGCCCACGGCGAGTTCCAGAGCAGCGTCTGGGGCCACCGCCTGGCTTCGGCGGCTCGCAGCGCCGACGCCTGGAAGGTCGCTTTCGGCCTGACCTACAAGTTCTAG
- the gmk gene encoding guanylate kinase, which yields MPARRLGLLLVVCAPSGTGKSTLIKRLCAEFPALSFSVSATTRAPRPGETPDVDYHFLTRETFLDWREAGRLAEWAEVHGNFYGTPLEPVRQALAAGRDMLFDIDIQGAAQLRQSLGSGAYVFILPPSRSELSRRLSGRGTDSPEVVARRLAAAPREIEAAPLFDYWVENDGLEAAYEDLRAVYMAERRRPRYHPDLLRELLVQWEAAI from the coding sequence ATGCCGGCTAGACGCCTCGGCCTGCTCCTCGTGGTCTGCGCGCCGTCCGGGACGGGCAAGTCCACGCTCATAAAACGCCTGTGCGCCGAATTTCCCGCCCTGTCCTTTTCCGTTTCCGCCACCACCCGGGCCCCGCGCCCGGGCGAAACCCCGGACGTGGACTACCATTTCCTCACCCGCGAGACCTTTCTCGACTGGCGCGAGGCGGGCAGGCTGGCCGAATGGGCCGAGGTCCACGGCAACTTCTACGGCACGCCCCTCGAGCCGGTGCGGCAGGCGCTCGCCGCCGGCCGGGACATGCTTTTCGACATCGACATCCAGGGCGCGGCCCAGCTGCGCCAGAGCCTTGGCAGCGGGGCCTACGTCTTCATCCTGCCCCCGTCCCGGTCCGAACTGTCCCGCCGGCTGTCCGGCCGGGGCACGGATTCGCCCGAGGTGGTGGCCAGGCGCCTGGCGGCCGCGCCCAGAGAGATCGAGGCGGCCCCGCTGTTCGACTACTGGGTGGAAAACGACGGCCTGGAAGCCGCCTACGAGGACCTTCGGGCCGTCTACATGGCCGAACGCCGCCGCCCCCGCTACCATCCGGACCTCCTGCGCGAGCTGCTCGTCCAGTGGGAGGCGGCCATCTGA
- a CDS encoding tetratricopeptide repeat protein codes for MTQKQDPTAPPAKPASGDHAGGSGKPRDRIKGIFSTQAIQKVGTGTTTRRTIQKMYWFVEEDPSGTLELQPLNKNYVPSGPKRHVGLEELLDKFSPEPEFYVTTVYPRLRELNMVIQKGERHREKGEIFSAELEFGQALAVDEENIRANFGLGLTYLDRGESNKADDIFQRLVRLDAAFDKEHKHLFNEFGMNLRKNKMLDQALDYYQRAENLALRDDNLMFNIARAFFDKKDYRKAMEYLQKALVLNPEHAESRRFAAFLEEKGLAKAQAPAKAPQPAAAPEDPAAPSLPGGSDAPDGGDPAAP; via the coding sequence ATGACCCAGAAACAAGACCCCACCGCCCCGCCGGCCAAGCCGGCCTCCGGGGACCACGCGGGCGGTTCCGGCAAACCCCGGGACCGCATCAAGGGCATTTTCTCGACCCAGGCCATCCAGAAGGTGGGCACGGGCACCACCACCCGGCGCACCATCCAGAAGATGTACTGGTTCGTGGAGGAAGACCCGTCCGGCACGCTGGAACTCCAGCCGCTCAACAAAAATTACGTTCCTTCCGGCCCCAAGCGCCACGTGGGCCTCGAAGAGCTGCTCGACAAGTTCTCCCCGGAACCGGAATTCTACGTCACCACCGTCTATCCGAGGCTGCGCGAACTCAACATGGTCATCCAGAAGGGCGAGCGGCACCGGGAAAAAGGCGAGATCTTCAGCGCCGAGCTGGAGTTCGGCCAGGCCCTGGCCGTGGATGAGGAGAACATCCGGGCCAACTTCGGCCTGGGGCTCACCTACCTCGACCGGGGCGAGTCCAACAAGGCCGACGACATCTTCCAGCGCCTGGTCCGCCTGGATGCGGCCTTTGACAAGGAGCACAAGCACCTTTTCAACGAATTCGGCATGAACCTGCGCAAAAACAAGATGCTCGACCAGGCCCTCGACTACTACCAGCGGGCCGAGAACCTGGCCCTTCGCGACGACAACCTCATGTTCAACATCGCCCGGGCCTTCTTCGACAAGAAGGATTATAGAAAGGCGATGGAATACCTGCAAAAAGCCCTGGTCCTCAATCCCGAGCACGCGGAATCCCGCCGGTTCGCCGCCTTTCTCGAGGAAAAAGGCCTGGCCAAGGCGCAGGCCCCGGCCAAAGCGCCCCAACCGGCCGCCGCGCCGGAAGATCCGGCCGCCCCCAGCCTCCCGGGCGGCTCCGATGCTCCGGACGGCGGGGACCCGGCCGCCCCATGA